The DNA region ccacattttgacgtcatatGTGacctattactgaacagacgcacggaaTTGTGAAACTTATTGGTTAATTGGTAAATCTAGCTACGTACAAAGTGTACTTCAATTACTTACGAGAGAAGAATAACGCGTACAGAGAGTCACATATACTTTGACCCCGACTAGTCAATACTGGTACGATATTCGTGCAGTTATGGGTATTTAGACCCCGATATCGTATGATCATGCAACACAAAACTTCTAACAAAAGAGAGGGATCTTAGTTAATATTGGTATTTTCCGCATAGAGTGAGCCGAACAGAATACAAACAAATTGCGATCAAAATAATCATCAACCTACCTACCAAACTAGAAATTTGACAACAAATTGTTGAAGCAATAGAAATAATGCTATTCAAAAGATAGTCAGATGAGTAGTCATGAATCCTGAGGGTCATAGTTCAAACTCATTCAAAACTATTCTCTAAGCTATCTTCAAAATTCAAGGGTTCGCGAATCTTTTGGTGTATTTCAGCCAAGActacaaatcaaattttatacATATCACTTCTGTAACCTTGAATCATTTGTCTAAATTTCCCAAATTCGAGTATACAAACTcaacttgaaattttaaatttttcagcaCTACGAGTTGTCAATAATAATTTGAATATTCCTCACCGTATCTTTCCTCGTTTAAACTAGCGACATCGAAGTATTGATAGTCGCCACATTTAAGTGAAAGGGGCTTGATTTGAGCAGCGTACTGGCTTTTcactgaagaagaaaaataaagataaaaatatggAAAACTGCAAAACGTGCGGATCGACACGCTAACTCACCGGTCGCCATGATAGCGTCAGAGCGATTGCTAAATTGATGAACATGTGACACTACAACGTGGCACGCAGGGCATTAACGAGGCGGCAGTCCCATGGCTGCCGTCAGACGTTACACAATTTTTGCTCGGAAGGCGTCAAGTGACTCGTTGATTATTTTTCCGATCGAAGTAGTCCTTTTTTTATggcaaaaatacttttactcAACAtgcaaaaaattactttcatcaaGCTTCATTCAAATAATTCGTAACATTATCAGTTTTCAAGATATCATTCTTGTCGCGCAATTTTAAAACGAAATTCACGTAGGTCACGCAACACGAATAATTGTGTCCGTTTCGTTGCGAGTTACACAATAGCAATGTGAGGTATGTAACGATCACTTCATTTAATTTTAAGCCAGACAGTTACCTGTGAGGTTTCACATagatttaaaaattaacaaaaaaaaatttgcattcaaaTAATATTCATCCGTTGACAACACGTGCAGTGTTGAGCATTTTCCTCGAGGTAATGCGTCAATATGTTAACTTCCTTCCTTAGAAAGTTAGCTTTCAAAATAATCTCACTTTCCGTCACAAAAAAGTCAACTTTACCTCAAGTAATCTTCGGAAAGCAGTTGCTATAACTCTAAAATATGATACTTTGACAGACCTGGTGGaagataacaattttttggGACAGGAGAATGCCTGACATGTTGTTACGTGTGGAACAACTTCCACATTTAtaccaaaatattaaaatatgctGTTCGCTCTCGATTTCTATGTTCAAACTGATTGGGGCTTCGCATGCATCATCTATCGATAGAAATGGAGAACGAATTATCTAATTGTGAAATAGAGAAGAAAACGTCTGTCTTAGTATCATTACATACTTGTCTCttccatttaaccctttaactcccaagatctgattttaattctcccctctagctgctactcGTTGCCTTGTTaataagtcatgagaatttggtcttagatcaagactactaacttctacttgataactttttgtattctcatgacatgttggctggataatgtgtagatgttacatgctaatcactttcAGGAGTTTTTAAGTAGACAAATATTAAATCTTGACCAACTCTCAAATAGCATTTATTTCAGGGAATTGCAGTCTACAAATTTAAGGGATAATATGGACCAAAACTTCTTTTGCAAATTGTATGATTTATATGGCCTAAGATCTAAGCTGGAAACCACAATGatactttgttgttcattttttttgtcattttcactAGACTTTATTGCCCTCTTGTAAGATCACAGGCATGCCAAACTCCTTTCAATTGAAAAGTCCCTATTTTTGCAACATGAAATGGAAAATAGGAAAAGTGAATTAACTTCAGTCAgaataaacaaagcaatgaaaaaCGATGTTTAGATTTTCAGGgaaaattatcatcatcattgagttgttttctttactttgtcTCCTTGTAACTGGTTGTTGACAGCCATTATAAATCTTACTCCAAAATGGTGacttttttccttattctcttATTACTGTGATTCTTTGTCAtctttgaaatttgaaagaatcTTCACCCTGAAATGAGGCAAGGAGGGCCAGTAACCAAGGAGACAAAATATTGACGTAGTTTCTTGTATCTGGAACAAGATGTCTGGTTGACTGCAAGAGGTCTTCTGCATAGTTTCCAGATATTAGCTGTTAATGGTAAAAATTATGTTCATAATTTAATATAAATGCAATATAATTTGTTACACATTAGCCTATTGAGCAGCTAGAGCTTGGTGAGAAAAGCAGTACTCTGTCTCTTGTGCCTGTGTACTCTTTTAAGCTAAATCACCATTACACCCTGTCAAGTCAAGCACCTGTTACACAGGGTACTTCACTATCTaagaaacaatcaaaagttAATATTGATATGAAAAAAACACAGATCCTATGTTGAGTTTGACAGACATAACTTTATAATGactaaactatttttgtctttgaaaaggcACAAGTTATATTGcctcttttatcaacttttgtGTCTTTGATAATTTGACTCAAACTACATTTTCATCATATTCGTCAGGCTCTGCAGCATTTTTCTCGATGACTCTGTACTCTCCATCACCATGCTTCCTCATTCCCATCAGAGCTTCATCAGTTCCAGCTTCCTCTCTCTTTTCTTGGCTCTTTTTCCTCCAGCAGATGACAGCAACCACAACTCCAATGACAAGTAGGATTGCAAACATGATGCCAAGATATGCTCCCCATGGCCACTTTTCCTCTTTTGCTGTCACTGCAGCAACATCTGCTTCAGTTGTAGGTGATGGAACAGGCAGGTTGATGGGCTTGCAGCCATAGACCTCAACACGCATGTAAATGCGTTTGTTCCAATTTTGAGGCAGAAATCGGATAAACCGAGACTGCACAGATGGTGCAAAGTCGTTTCTCACAGCAGTTTCTGCATCATTATTACCATTGAAAACCTAtcataaacaaaatattatttagtAATGGTTTGCACCTAGGAGCTGTAATGTTCTATGTACTCCATTGGGACCTATATAAGCAAAACGAACTATGGGAGATGGATTCGACCATATAATCTTAAAAATATTGCTAATTGTCAGGAATAACAAGAtaatattgttttaaaactgGTGTAATTATTACTTGTATAACTAACATCCACTGTGGACAATGAGTTTGTGGCAGGTATATCAACTTGCAATAATTATTTATCCAATGAATATCAAAATCCATCCTTTTAAACATCTAGGACAAGTTATACTGTAGAGGTAACACTACCTGTATTCCAAATTTCCCAAACAGTTTACATTAATATAGGGTATTAACAGGAAACAATTATGCATTAGGGTGTGATTTGTCAAGGAAGGGAAAGCTTTTAAACTAAGTTAATGTTAGCTTTATCATCCATCAAAGGTGTGACAGTTTGGTTGCATTTATTGTGcttcatctttcttctttggcTTAAAAGTTTCCAAACCAGTTTTCTCCTGTTTCAGAGTATGGTATTTGAGGTCATCAGACAAGggaatcaaaatttaatttaaacagGTCTGTATATTTTTGCACTAAGGAAGAATTTGAACATAAATGCATCATTTTAGTGTATAGCATTATACCtttgatttgttattttcagtgtATTCATGCCACACAATTCCATCTTTGCTCATATTAAGCTTGTATTCTGtcacataaaaatattcttCAGAGGATACTCCTTGTGTGGCCACACCTGTTATGTTGACCTCACTCTCAAAGTCAATCTGCAAGTACTCCGTCTTCTTGAAATACTTAGCATGCCAGCCCCGCCCTCCTTCTGCATTCAGTCTGGCTTCAGATGGCTCATGATCTTTGAAGAATGTTGATGCTGTAATTTGCTTGTTCTTGATTTGACCATTTTCCATTCCTAGAGGTTGATGGCATGGTTGATGAAGAATATTCAATGACTGTGGAGAAACTGTCAAGTTTCCTACGTGACCTTTATCTACTGCCTCTTGAAGAACTTTTACAGGATTGTAATCAGCTTTGTCATTGAAGCTCACATCAAACTCTGCAATGACACTGCCTTTCTTTAGGTTGGTTACCTCAACACTCTCGAATGATGGATCAGAGCGGAACTCAAATTGGATTGCTTTCTCAATGACTGCCTTTGTCTCTTGGTATTTCATGCTCCCTTCCTCTTTAAGTTCTTCACTCCAAGAAAGAGAAGCAAATCTAAGAGACAATTCAAATTTGCTCTTTACATCAATAGTTATGCATGCTTTAGAATCATCAGTTCCCTTGTTTTCAGTGGTTTTACCTTCAGGACACTTTTTACAGTACTCCTGGCTGGTCTGTTCTTGATACTCCCCAGATGGACACTTTTTGCACAGATTTTGGCCTGGCTGATCTTGGTACTCCCCTGTAGAACAATTTTTGCACTGCCCTTGGCCTGTCTGATCTTGGTACTTTCCTGTAGCACATTTTTTGCACTGCTCTTGGCCTGATAGATCTTGGTACTCCCCTGTAGAACAATTTTGGCACTGCTCTTGGCCTGGTAGATCTTGGTACTCCCCTGTAGAACAATTTTTGCACTGCTCTTGGCCTGGTAGATCTTGGTACTCCCCTGTAGAACAATTTTTGCACTGCTCTTGGCCTGTTAGATCTTGGTACTTGCCTGCTGGACACTTTTTGCACTGCTCTTGGCCTGGTAGGTCTTGATACTCCCCAGATGGACACTTTTTGCACAGCTTTTGGCTTGGCTGATCTTGATACTCCCCAGATGGACACTTTTTGCACTGCTCTTGGCCTGGTAGATCTTGGTACTCCCCTGCAGAACAATTTTTGCACTGCTCTTGGCCTGATAGATCTTGGTACTCCCCTGTAGAACAATTTTGGCACTGCTCTTGGCCTGGTAGATCTTGGTACTCCCCTGTAGAACAATTTTTGCACTGCTCTTGGCCTGGTAGATCTTGGTACTCCCCTGTAGAACAATTTTTGCACTGCTCTTGGCCTGTTAGATCTTGGTACTTGCCTGCTGGACACTTTTTGCACTGCTCTTGGCCTGTTAGATCTTGGTACTTGCCTGCTGGACACTTTTTGCACTGCTCTTGGCCTGTTAGATCTTGGTAATGACCTGGTGGACACTTTTTACACTGCTCTTGACCCAGCTGATCTTGGTACTCTCCTGCAGGACACCTTTTACACTTGGCGGAAGACTTGTTTAAGAACTGGCCCTTGCTACACTTCTCAAAGCACTGAGAAATGCTAGATTTCCCTGTTGCATTTGTGATTTTGTCTGGTCCGCAGGACTTACACGTCTTGTTTTGATGCTGATTAATATCCTGGTATGTATTCATTGGACAATCATCACACTTTCCATTAGATTCCATAAGAAATTGTCCTGGTCCACATAACATAATGCATTCAGCAGAACTTTTTGATCCTGGATTCAGAGTTGTTTTGTTTATAGGACAATCCATGCAAGTGTCTTCGCCCATCTTGTCTTGATATTTACCTTTTCCACAAGGAGTACACTGTTTTGAATTTGAGTTGTAAAACTGGCCTGGTGGGCAACTTGTGTAACAGTCACTGCTGTCTTTGCTGCCAGTTGCTCTGGTTGTCTTACCCACACTACAGGTCTTGCACTTGGTGAGTGCATGATTGTCAACATCAATGTAAGAACCGATAGCGCAACTCTGACAAGCACCACTAGATGTGTTGTAGAAGGAACCTGATGAACAAGGGTCACGACATTCCCCTACACTCTGTGCTCCTGGAAAGCTGGTCTTCTTTTGATCAGGACAAGGCATACATGTGGGGTTAAGCCTTGTTGAAGAGTTCTGGTAAGTATCCTGTGGACACCATTCACACATCTTAGAGTTCGAATCCACATGTCTTCCCTTCATGCACGCACTATTGCATGCAGTCTTATTTGGGGTCATCTTCATGGTGCCGTCACTCTTTGTGCAGGAGATTGCACCAGAAGATACTCTACTTCCGGAGGGACATTCCTCACACATGTGGGTAGACGTGTTATAGGCATGGTGCAGTGGGCAGGTGGAACAGACAAAAGATGTATCATTACCAGGGACCTTAATATAGTGTTGTAGATTATCACATCGAGGTGTTACCTTTATAGAAGCTGATGCCTTATCTGGAGTGAATGAGTCACTTCCATTATTCATGACTAAATCTTTGGAGTTCAAAACATTATCAAGGTTCAAGTTTTTGTATGCTGTGATCAGCTCTTGAAGTTTCACATTGGCTTCCTTTAAAGTTGGAGGTTTTGTTACACGGTCTgtaattgttattatcattCTGGCTGGCTTGTCACCAGTGCAGTTCACTTGAACTTTCTTCCCCTTGCAATCCACATTTTCATCACCACTAGGAGCAAAACACACACCCTTGGTTTTTACGTCATTGTTTTGTTCCATGGACACCCTGAAggcactttttattttttccgagTCAGCATCTTTACAAGTTGCGTTAACGTAATCGAACTGCAACAACGCTTTGATTTGTAATGGGCTTTGCACCTTCTGACAAGCGATGTGCATGTTATGAATATCAATATCCCATTCTCCTTTCACGAGATCGCACTTCACTTCTTTACTTATTGACAAGTCCATATATGATGGTTGACACTTTACTTTACAACTTCTTTCGCGATCACTCTCAGAACACTCTAGAGTTCCATTATCTACAGACCGACAGCGACACATGTGCTGATAAGGTTCCGGAGCGACTTTCCCGCGAAAACTCGAAGGCCCTTCCTTTTTTTGGCTATCTCTGAACTTAATGAACAAAGCGTTACTCGTGGTAATGTACGTCAGTGGCAACCCAGTGTCCGCTTTTAAACCGAGAAGTTGGCCTTTTTCAGGGCTTGGGCCGTCGTATATTTCGAAGACCGCTCCATTAGCGAGGTTCAATTGCTCGACCACAAGTTTTACCCGCGCTGATTCTAGAAATACAACACGGCTACATTCTCCGCCGTTTTTCATGGCATTCTCTTCGGTGAAGTTCAAcgccagggttaaatttttacCTTCAATTTTACCGACACCACATAGGTCGACATCGGCCGCCAGAGACGCTGATGCAAGAACTATTGGaaagcagaaacaaaacaaaccagtaACAGACACCTTTATCGCCATTGCCCCTCAGCCAGTTCCCAAACTGTTAAACGAAGCAAAAAGACAAGACCCTTTCCGCTATTGATACCACCAGAATATCCAACGTGGTCGCCTCAGGGTGAAGGCTAATGGAACAATAATAGCCCTGACTAGCTCAAACGTGCGAATAAAAACTAAAGCACGTGGAAAAGTGAATATTCATGACGACACCAATACTATCATCTGAGTAAATAATCTGACGTAAAATTGATAGGTTTCCCTTTTGAATACTGATTAACGTTTTCCAAAACTTTGAATGTTTCTTGcgcttttttcttccttcatcTTTTTAAGGATTTTGAAGGTGTTTGCTGATCATGTTTCCTAGAAAGCGACCTCGAAATAGTTTAAGATTTTTACAAGTCAAAAGGAAACCTTTTgttatttcaagttttgtttggAAGGTAGAACAATATCTGACTTAAAAGACCCCgccataaaaaaatcaataaccCCTTCATCTCCTTAatcgaaaattgtaaattacacCAGTTATATTTCACGCCGATTGGCTTTCGGCTGTAAGCACCACctaaatatgaattttaaattgGCTTTGATTATTTGAcaatgcaatatcaaacaaagtTTTCCAGCTGTGAAAAGGCGATATTAGCGGGTTCTCAATCCAGTTTAAAGTAAAGGTTTTGTACTGCATATCAGACATGCCTCTTTACATAGTGTCTGAAGAAACTGTAGGCGAACGTTGTCGTCGTTTTTTGTGAAGCTCTTTTTGGAGGATGAGGAACTTTCTATTTTTGTGAATAAGAAAAGGTGACAATGAATAATGAGTAAATTATACGTCGGCTAACTGAATTGTTATCGTGTCTTCAGGGCACCCCAAAAGAACTCTAGAAAAGGAGTTTACGCGCATAGCTTAGATTTAAATTTGTCTTATTTCCCTACACAGCAAGCTCAAAGATAATCCCTCCGCCCTGCTGTATTCTTTGTGCGATAAAGGTGGCATTGCTTTTAAAGACTTCTTGTTTACAACGCAAACTGTTTCTTCCTTAAAATAAACCGATCATGGAACATCTGGTCGCCAGAGTTTTCCACAAAGCAGTTTTGATGGCGTGCCTTTTTCGTTGttaaatgatattttgaaaACGGTTTAGTACCGGTTTCTTGGGCTTGAAAAATACTTCCCACCAGTGGGAGCCAGGTGACacattatttgttttgaaaactcaCGCTGATGTACAGAACACTAATAACTTTTAAAGAAAGGCGCTTTTTTCTCTAAGAGAAGTGTCCCTCCCGCTTCGTGTACTTTCATTTCTAGCCGCGTAGCAGCTCGTTGCTAGGGGCCGCGTGCGCGTGTGTGAGATGAGATAAGTTGAGTTTGTAGTAACGTGAGCGGAAAAAAGCGGTGTTGTTGTGAGTGTAAAACCCGTGAATAAAGTTGTCTAAAACGGACCAGCCGAGTTTAATTGTCGTCCAGCAACGACAAGAAGAAAGTGAACTTTTGAAACGTTTGTTGATAGGGCAGGTGATGTAAGGTGGTTGGAAAACCACATTTTACGTACGGGAAAGATAATATTGGGTTTCCCTAATTTAACCAAGCCCAATGAATGGATTTTGCGGCCTACAGCTCTTTTAGCAGTTCCCTCGATCGTGAAAGATAACAATATTTTGATTATAAGTATTAACTAAAATGTTCATATATCATTGGTTAgttaaattagttttttttcaaaagtgatgCCATGTTGAACTCTTGCCAAAcgtaattcaatttttcataacATGGATGTTTCCACCATTTTCTCGGAAGTAAATTTAGATAAGCGTATCGATAATTATTCCTGCAGTTTCGTGCAGACAaggtaatttccttttttctgtagAATGTGTAAATAATTAATACTTCATAACCatttaaatcattaaaataatgGCAATTTTTGCTGAGAGACATTAAAGTAACGAATGATGGACAGCTGTATTTCCTGGGAACTTACTAATTAACATATTTCGGTTTCCACTCCAATCTCTCCCGCTACTTTCGCAGCGATTTTCAAATCTTCGCATGCAGATCAATCACAGTCCAAGTTATTCCGATATTCCGATTGTTCTTCGGGGTTTTAGTGACCTTTTTGTTcatatatttttaacattttaccCATTATGTAACGTTACCTAGGAGCCGAAAGCGAAAGCAATATGCTCGTCGTGTGAGACGTCGTGTGATTAGATCTTGCTGCAAAAGCTCGTGACCACATACGCCAGCACCAAGAATGTTTCGTTCATATCAGCCTCTAAAAATAGACATGATTCCGAAATCGAGTATTCTTTTGTTCTGGGTATAGGGGTAAAGATGTAAAGAgactgttgtgctgcgtcggtgattggggggggggggtttcaacaagataacttggttttatcaactgaggttgataatgtaaattggtcaccacTAAAAGTTTCTAAGGCtattttatccttttcttctgttttataAACATattctttctgtctttgtttctctttactttctttttttatcttcccTTTTTTGCCGGTGCGAAAAGCCACATCGCAACGAACTGACACCagaataaaggggataagtttctaaaagaaactgtggtgctgcgtcggtgggagagcataggaggtaattcagtgttaacaactgagttgaaaacgtaaattggctaccgtaaagagtaaaaaagctgacgtttcgagcgttagcccttcgtcagagcgatatcgctctgacgaagggctaatgctgaATAAACTGACACCAGTTTTCCTTAGTATCCCTCGTTTTTTTCTCCCAGTCTTCGGTTTTTCTGTTCATGTATTCCatttttacttctattttaccAGCTCTTTTGGGGGCTCTGAGACCAAAGTTTCGCTTTGTCGGAGCTTGTTGCCAAGTGAAGGatcatttgttttgaaaactaatCCTGATGTACAGAACACAAATACCTTTCAAAGAACGGCGTGTTTTCTAagaggaaaaagtgaaaaacgtAATTTGTTGATGGGGCGAGAGATAAAATGTGTATGGAAAACCACGTGTTACGCACTGGAAAACAACATTGGGTTCCTTTAGGAAACCACAGCTAATATGTTGGTCTTGCGGCCTACAGCTCCCTTGATCAGATGATAGATAGTAATAGTTCTGAGTAAAGATGTATATGTTATTCGGGAGGTCCGTACtaggaaaaactgtgccctagGACTTGAGTACCGCCCAAGGTCGTAGGCCGATGGTGGTATTGAAGgcagagggcacagttttccCCAATACAGACCGACCAGGCTGGtgaataatattttaattttttttctttaacttaacGGAACTCTTTtcacaccaatcagattgcaggattcgttaccatGCCCcctgagaaaaaacaaattcatgaAAAGTTTTCATACCATTGTACAGTTTGTCAAGCTTATTCAAAAGTAAGTCCAAGTtgccaaatgtaattttttcataatttggaAGTTGCCTCGCTATTATTAATCCAAGTATATTGCATACAACCCGACGAAGCGACCTCGGTTTTCCGAAGTCTTTCACGGTTTTTGCTCccatttttcggtttttctgtTTGTGTATTCTGTTTATGTTTCGATTTCCCCTTCATTATAACGGTTTTTAAACTAAAAGCTGAGCTTTTTAGCTCTTGTTGTTCAGTTGTTTGCCTGGTTTGCTCTTGTTTACTGGTTCGAGGCAGGCTCTCGTTACGACCTCGGCTTGGTCatttttttgaatgatttttcgATGTTGATGAAATTTCGGCCGGTTTTCCAGTATCTATGTGGCCTTGATGCCCCCTTCTGAGGAATTAATGGTGGATGGGAGGAGAAGGTGA from Pocillopora verrucosa isolate sample1 chromosome 1, ASM3666991v2, whole genome shotgun sequence includes:
- the LOC131796450 gene encoding uncharacterized protein, which translates into the protein MAIKVSVTGLFCFCFPIVLASASLAADVDLCGVGKIEGKNLTLALNFTEENAMKNGGECSRVVFLESARVKLVVEQLNLANGAVFEIYDGPSPEKGQLLGLKADTGLPLTYITTSNALFIKFRDSQKKEGPSSFRGKVAPEPYQHMCRCRSVDNGTLECSESDRERSCKVKCQPSYMDLSISKEVKCDLVKGEWDIDIHNMHIACQKVQSPLQIKALLQFDYVNATCKDADSEKIKSAFRVSMEQNNDVKTKGVCFAPSGDENVDCKGKKVQVNCTGDKPARMIITITDRVTKPPTLKEANVKLQELITAYKNLNLDNVLNSKDLVMNNGSDSFTPDKASASIKVTPRCDNLQHYIKVPGNDTSFVCSTCPLHHAYNTSTHMCEECPSGSRVSSGAISCTKSDGTMKMTPNKTACNSACMKGRHVDSNSKMCEWCPQDTYQNSSTRLNPTCMPCPDQKKTSFPGAQSVGECRDPCSSGSFYNTSSGACQSCAIGSYIDVDNHALTKCKTCSVGKTTRATGSKDSSDCYTSCPPGQFYNSNSKQCTPCGKGKYQDKMGEDTCMDCPINKTTLNPGSKSSAECIMLCGPGQFLMESNGKCDDCPMNTYQDINQHQNKTCKSCGPDKITNATGKSSISQCFEKCSKGQFLNKSSAKCKRCPAGEYQDQLGQEQCKKCPPGHYQDLTGQEQCKKCPAGKYQDLTGQEQCKKCPAGKYQDLTGQEQCKNCSTGEYQDLPGQEQCKNCSTGEYQDLPGQEQCQNCSTGEYQDLSGQEQCKNCSAGEYQDLPGQEQCKKCPSGEYQDQPSQKLCKKCPSGEYQDLPGQEQCKKCPAGKYQDLTGQEQCKNCSTGEYQDLPGQEQCKNCSTGEYQDLPGQEQCQNCSTGEYQDLSGQEQCKKCATGKYQDQTGQGQCKNCSTGEYQDQPGQNLCKKCPSGEYQEQTSQEYCKKCPEGKTTENKGTDDSKACITIDVKSKFELSLRFASLSWSEELKEEGSMKYQETKAVIEKAIQFEFRSDPSFESVEVTNLKKGSVIAEFDVSFNDKADYNPVKVLQEAVDKGHVGNLTVSPQSLNILHQPCHQPLGMENGQIKNKQITASTFFKDHEPSEARLNAEGGRGWHAKYFKKTEYLQIDFESEVNITGVATQGVSSEEYFYVTEYKLNMSKDGIVWHEYTENNKSKVFNGNNDAETAVRNDFAPSVQSRFIRFLPQNWNKRIYMRVEVYGCKPINLPVPSPTTEADVAAVTAKEEKWPWGAYLGIMFAILLVIGVVVAVICWRKKSQEKREEAGTDEALMGMRKHGDGEYRVIEKNAAEPDEYDENVV